The DNA region CAAATTCTGCTGGCATTCCTTTCGTGGTAGTTAAGCTGTAAGGAACTGGTTGGAAAAGTAATTTTGTAAATTTAACTTGCTCACACTGCAACTGTTGACAAATTTGCTTTAAGAAAGCCTCGCTGGTCAATAAATTGAATAAATTTTCTTGAGCTTGTGCTTCAAGAGTGAAACTGCTATCAAAGTTCTGAACGATTTTCAAGGTCATTTTTTGTATAGGTAGCTATTAATTACTAAGTGATGAGACAGGATAAGCAACAATCCAAAAGTGCTGGACAACGAAGCCTGCCTTTTGGTGCAGATGAGCTTTATGAAAAATTACCACTTTAAGATCAGCCTATTGGATTGTGTGACTTCTGTCAGCCACAGGAGTAAGCTGGCATGATTAAGAATCGTGAAGTTTAGCAGATTTTTAAGGATAGATGATTTTTCCTTAAGATTGTACTAAAGCGATAGCCTATGGTGGGCTGCGTCTACGCACTTATCACACCAACTCCCACTCTCACAACGATTCTTACACAACAAAAATGAGTGGATAATTGTGATATAAATCACAACTATCCACTCAAAGTTTAGTAAATCGGGTTTACTAGAAAAACCCAAGTAGATTATTAAAACTTGGCAAACTTCAAACCAATTAACGTGACTCAGTTCCCTGATTGGGGCTGCCTGCTACAGAATCATTTTCTGGTGCTTCTGGTGTAGCAGTGGGTTTAGCATCGCTCTTTTCATCATCGCCAGTTTTGCGCTGACTTTCGTCAACAGTGGTTTCGTAATTACCAGAACTGGGTGTATTTTCTTGGCTACCAGCTTTTTGTGGTTCAGACATTATTACATTCCTAATAATTTTATTGTTGGTATTATCTTAAGAAGGTTAGGGGTGTGAGTGCATCTATCCAGATATAGTTATGGCTGATTTCTACCTCTATCGGAAGTATTGTTTAGTACTACTCATGTATACTGATAAAAATCCAGAAATGTAGAGTTTTTTAAGCTTACAACGCTTTCTATGCTTAAGGAAGGTTTATTGCCGCCGACCTGGACTAGGTGAATAATATGATGTGATCATTGTGATACATACAAACTATCAAAGTGTAATTAATGAACCAGAGCAATCTATCCTTACCATCTGGGTGTATGCTTCGCAAGGCAACCTCTGGGGATCAGTGGTCGATTCGGTTGCTGGTGTTTTCAGCGAAACTCGACCCAACTCAATTAAATTGGCAGCAATTTTGGGTAGTTGAATGCAATCGCAATCTGGTAGCTTGTGGACAGCTACGTAATTTCTCAGGGGCACAAGAACTTGGTAGTTTGGTCGTTGCATCACCTTGGAGAGGTCGCGGTTTGGGTACTTTGCTAACGCAGCATTTGATTAATACAGCAACGCAACCACTTTATCTTGAATGTTTAGGTGAACGATTGGCGAAGTTTTACAGTCGCTTTGACTTTGTGCCAGTATCTTTTGAAGACTTGCCAGAATTCCCCAGCACAAAAGGTAAGTCTTCGCTCAAGGGGAAATTTAGATTCTCGCAATTAGCTAAAAGGCTGTTCAGAGTTCCTGTGGTGTTTATGGAACATCGAGGTAATTCGTCATGACGCTCTCTACGAGACGCTAAAAGCGTAGCTTGCAACTCTTACATACGCGGACTCGCTAACGTAATTAGTAATTAAGATCGCAGAAAAAAAGCTTGATACAAGCTGTTTCCAACCCTTTATTTTCGCTCATTCCCCATTCCCCACTCCCCACTCCCCATTTTCAAATCTGAGGTTTAGCAAAAACTGTTAGCAACACAGGCCCTAGTAAATAGTGGTGATTCAAACACAATAACCCAGCCGAGGAGCCAAGAAGTTGACGTTGATTAGGGTTGTAGAGTCTAATTCCAAGGGTAGAAAGTGGCAATAATTGAGGTTCTGTCTCTTTTATGGAGGTAAAATCAACCAAGTAAAAGCGTCCACCGGGAGAAAGTACCCGTGCTATCTCACTAAGCACCTGTTTAGGTTCCAAATAGTGCAAAAAGCTGATAGTGCTGAAAACAGCATCAAATTGACCATCAGCAAACGGAAGAGACTCAGCTTTGCCCTCGACATAAATTAAGCGTGGACGGTGGCGGTTACTCTGTCTAGCTACCCGCAACATATTAGCAGATAAATCCAATCCGATCGCTTGCAGGTCGGGAAACTGAGTCGCAAGGCGCTCAAGTAAGCGTCCAGTGCCACAGCCGATATCAAGTACATTTGCTGACTCTGGTAAATCGACATACTCCAGCAACCGTTTGTGAACGGCTCGATAAAACACTGAAGGAAAGAGCCAGTCATAACTTGGTGCCCATCGGTCAAAAAGGAACTTTTTGTTACTAAAAAAGTCATTAGTCATTAGTTTTCGCAGTTTACCTGAAGAGGTTCAAATACAACCAACTGATCTATAGGAATCCGGTTTGATTTCTGAAAATATACGTAGGATGTGTTAGCACAGAGAGTACGGCATAAAACTCGTGTTCATAGTGCGTTACGAACTCCGTTCTAACACACTCTACAATACTTAATTTCGTTCAAAAATCAAATAGTAATCCTATAGTTTGAAATTATTAAGGTGAAAATTTATGACAAGTTTTATTCAAACCAGGTTACACAATGATTTACTCCATCCAGTCCGTCAGTGGTTGGAAACGATAGAAATTCATAACTCCAAATTGGCTCATTTCTTGTGCAAAGCTATTCCTGCTCAGTGTCCCTTTGAGCGAGATATCACGCTTTTTAGCCGGAAGCTGTTTCACATTCCTCCGATGTGTAAATTAAATCCCCTATACGACGAAGTGGTTGGTTTGCGTTTTAAAGCGCTCTGTTATCTTGCCGATAAATGCGGTGAAGATGTTACAGCCTATTGTTAATAGCTAGTTGGATAGTTATTTGATCAAGCAGCGATCAGTAATTGTAGATTTACGGTTGTTACTTACTCAGGTTTATACTAAGCTAACGTACACCCAATTTAGATGTTTGGCTATTTAAGTAGCTGACACCACGAAGACAGTGTTTCCAGACAGTATTTTTGCTTACCGTATCCTGCTGAAATCATTAACATTATCATGACGCACATCTTACTGGTTGAAGATGAAGTCAAACTGGCACGATTTGTCGAATTGGAATTGAATTATGAAGGCTATCAAGTCAGTATTGCCTACGATGGATTAACTGCACTTACCGCAGCGCGTAAGTTACATCTAGATTTAGTAATTTTAGACTGGATGTTGCCTGGTTTATCGGGATTGGAAATTTGCCGCCGTCTGCGAAGTATTGCACAGAAAGTGCCGATAATCTTATTAACTGTCAAAGATGAAGTGAGCGATCGCATTGCAGGCTTAGACGCTGGTGCTGATGATTACCTGGTTAAACCCTTCAGCGTTGATGAATTATTAGCCAGAGTTGGCGATCGCTTGCGAAGAAGCCAGCAAGTAGAGGGTGCAGATGTTTTAGAATTTCAAGACCTGACTTTAAATCGTCGCACGCGCCAAGTGTACCGAGATCAGAGGTTAATTGAGTTAACTGCTAAGGAATTTGATTTACTAGAATATCTACTGGCCCATCCGCGACAGGTAATTACCTGCGATCGCATTTTAGAGGAAGTCTGGGGTTACGGCTTCATGGGCGATGCCAACATCATTGAACTTCAGATGCGCTACCTACGGCTGAAACTTGAAGCCAATAACGAAAAGTGCCTCATTCAAACTGTGAGTGGTGGCGGCTACACATTGCATGATTGAATTTGGGATGGGGAATGGGGAATTTTCCCCCTACTCCCCACTCCCTTCCAGTATGAAATAACGGTAAAACCCCAAAGTTTTCTACTTTAGGAAGATTTGGGGTTTTTGGCAATCTGAGTAAAAACTCATCCAACTCAGGGTTAATTATATTAGGATGCACAAAGCTGTCATCATCTAAAATCTAAAACTGCATGACTTATCTAGAAACAGCAGCGCAATTCTACCGCGAAGTTGCCGAAACCCCGCAAGTTGGACTTTGTTGTGTGCAAAGTACACCCCTGCAACTACCAGGGTTGAAAATTCCTTTGCCAATGCAGGAAATGAACTATGGTTGTGGCACTACCGTTCACTCCATGGAACTAGGAAACCAACCTACCGTGCTGTATGTCGGTGTTGGTGGTGGCTTAGAAGCGTTGCAATTCGCTTATTTTTCCCGCCATGCAGGTGCTGTGATTGCCGTTGAACCGGTTGGGGCCATGCGGGAAGCAGCAGCACGCAATCTGGAAATTGCTGCTCAAGAAAACCCGTGGTTTGACACCAGCTTTGTAGAAATCCGCGAAGGGGATGCTTTTAACTTACCCGTTGCTGATAGTACCGTCGATATCGTGGCGCAAAATTGTCTTTTCAATATCTTTGAACCACAAGATTTAACCCGTGCTTTAAAAGAAGCCTATCGGGTATTAAAACCAGGCGGACGTTTGCAGATGAGCGATCCAATTGCCACTAGTCAAATTCCAGCACATCTTCAACAAGATGAACGACTGAGAGCCATGTGTTTATCAGGCGCACTCACATATCAACAGTATACTGAACGGATTACAAATGCTGGCTTTGGTCAAGTTGAAATTCGCGCCCGTCGTCCTTACCGTCTACTAGATTCTCAGACTTATAATTTAGAAGAACACCTACTTTTAGAAAGTCTGGATTCCGTCTCCTTTAAAGTTGCTATTCCAGAAGATGGTGCTTGTATCTTTACGGGAAAAACAGCAGTTTATGCTGGCTTGGAACCCTTTTTCGATGACTCAGCAGGGCATCTACTCCAGCGAGGGATTCCCGCAGCTGTGTGTGATAAAACTGCTGCTAAACTTGCCGCTATCAACCCAGCAGAAATAATTGTTACCAATTCAACCTGGCACTATAGCGGTGGTGGTTGCTGTTAATTTTTTAAGTAAGAATTCAGGCGTCAGAAGTCAGAATATACTCTGTACGGCTGGGAATGAATGCACATGAATATTTCATTAATTGCATTATTAATTCTGGATTCTGGATTCTGACTTCTTCTTTATAAACCTTAAAATGTTGTTAATTAGTCTATTTATTGCCACGCTTTTTTTAGCATACTCGAATGGTGCAAATGACAATTTTAAAGGAGTTGCAACGTTGTTTGGTAGCCGAACCTGTAGCTATCAAACAGCAATTTTGTGGGCAACTTTTACAACTTTTGCTGGTGCAGTTGCTGCAACTTTTGTGGCAAGTAGGCTAATTAAAAACTTTTCTGGTAAAGGACTAGTGCCTGATGCGATCGCTAATTCACCAGAGTTTCATTTGGCAGTTGCGATCGCTGCTGGTTTAACTGTACTGATAGCCACCTTCATGGGGTTTCCCATTTCCACAACTCACAGTTTAACAGGCGCGCTAGTTGGCGCTGGATTAGTTGCGATCGGACTCAAAGTTAATTTTGCAGCTTTGGGAACTTCTTTTATTTTGCCTCTATTACTTAGTCCAATTATTGCTATTCCTTTGGGGGCAGGAATTTACAGTTTATATAACTATATAATTTCAAAATGGAATCTGTCAGTCAATCAAAAAATGATTGATACTTGCCATTTTCTCAGCGCTGGAATTGTCAGTTTTGCTAGAGGATTAAATGATACTCCCAAGATTTTTTCACTCATTCTAGTTATTGAATATTTTTCGATTCAGGGGGGAATGATCACGATTGCGATCGCAATGGCACTTGGCGGTTTAATCAACTCCCAAAAAGTTGCAGTAACCATGAGTGAAAAGATTACCTCATTGAATCATACTCAAGGCTTATCAGCAAATATAGTAACCGGAATTCTGGTAATTGCAGCTAGTCAGTTTGGGCTTCCGGTTTCTACCACTCACGTTTCAGTTGGTTCTATTTTTGGAGTAGGGTTGACTAGCAAAAAAGCCAATATGAGTGTTTTTTATCAGATACTATTGTCGTGGATTTTAACTTTACCTACTGCTGCAATTATTAGTGCAATAACCTATAGATTATTACAAGGTTAGAATAATTGAATATATTTTTGCCATATTTAAGGAGTAATTAATGCAAACTCAATCTAAAATTACACCATTTAAAAACAAACTCAATTCTCCTTTTAAAAAAAAGGGAATCACTGTTTTACAAATTAATCTAGGTAAGCGTTGTAACCTTGCTTGTACACACTGTCATGTCGAAGCTGGCCCAAAACGTACAGAAGAACTTTCTCCTGAAGTTTGCGAACAATTGATTTCGCTAATCCATAAATTTCCTGAAATTAAAATTGTAGATTTGACTGGTGGCGCACCAGAAATGAATTATGGATTTAAACCATTGGTAGAAGCAGCAAGAACAACTGGTAAACAGGTAATTGTCCGGTCTAATTTGACCATTTATTTTGAAGATGGATTTGCTGATTTACCAGAATACTTTGCTCAACACCAAATAAGAGTTGTGGCTTCCCTACCCTGCTACCTAGCAGATAATGTTGATAAAATGCGCGGTGCTGGTGTTTTTGATAGTTCAGTCAAAGCTTTGCAGTGGCTGAACCAACTCGGCTATGGTAAAGAGCCAAATTTAATTTTGGACTTGGTATTTAATCCTCAGTTACCCACGAATGAAAATTTTTCCTTAGCTCCCGAACAGACCAACCTAGAACGAGATTACAAAATGTTCTTACAAGAACATTTTAATATTGTGTTTAGCAAACTCTTTACTATTACCAACCTACCAGTTGGTAGAACCAAAATGCATTTAGAACGGAGAAAACTGTACACTAGCTATTTGCAGTTTTTAGAATCGCATTTTAATCCTGACACAGTTGAACATTTAATGTGCCGCGATGAACTTTCAATTGACTATCTAGGCAATGTATATGATTGCGATTTTAACCAAATGATGAATTTGCCTGCAAAAAACCGCAATGGTGAAACTTTGACAGTTAGCAAACTATTAGAAGCTGACAGTTTAGACCTGATTAGTGAGATACAAACTGCTGCTTATTGCTATGGCTGTACTGCTGGATGTGGTTCTAGTTGTGGCGGTGCTTTGCTCTAAAGGCAAATAAAATAGCGTAGCCAACTCATTTTTTAAGACTCTTTTATAAATCTAATATTGTTTCTTTGTGAGGTCACGCCAAATCTCTTAAATTATTATTTTTTGGCGTACTTGGCGCTCTTGGCGGTTCGATAAATGAAACTTTTTGGTCATTTTTGCGTAAGTCCTATCTTAAAATTAAAGAAAATTTTATAATATTTATAATAGTATTTTCACGCTGCTGAATTAAAGGAGACTGTGACCACTACATTACACTGGCAGGAACGGGTTGGTAATCAAAGAGATTGGGTTTGGCGCGGCTGGCAAACACGTTACACTTACATTCGCCCTAGCCAAAATCACCACAAGACAACACCATTGATATTGCTACATGGCTTTGGCGCTTCTATTGGTCATTGGCGACATAATTTAGAAGTGTTAGGTGAGCATCACACAGTTTATGCCATCGATATGCTGGGTTTTGGCGCTTCTGAAAAAGCCGCAGCTAATTACAGCATCGAACTCTGGGTTGAGCAAGTTTACGATTTTTGGAAAACATTTATTCGTCAACCAGCAATTTTGGTAGGCAATTCCAACGGTTCACTGATTTCTATGGCCGCCGCTGCCACTCACCCCGATATGGTGCTGGGTATGGTGATGATGAGTTTACCCGACCCTTCATTAGAGCAAGAAGCAATCCCGCCTGTACTGCAACCAGTTGTCAGAGCAATTAAAAATATTGTCGCTTCACCGTTGATTCTTAAACCTGTATTTAACTTCGTGCGCCGTCCTGGAGTGCTGCGTCGCTGGGCAGGTTTAGCCTATGCTAACCCAGAGGCGATTACCGATGAACTCATAGAAATTTTAGCAGGGCCTCCCCAAGATAAAGGTTCCGCTAGAGCTTTCAGTGCTTTGTTCAAAGCAGCAATTGGTATTAACTTTAGTCCCAGTGTCAAGACAGTATTACCAACCTTAACAATTCCGATGCTGTTAATTTGGGGACAAAAGGATCGGTTTGTTCCCCCAGCCCTTGCTAACCAATTTGCCCAATATAACGAGAAATTGGAAGTGCTGAATTTAGAAGACGTGGGTCATTGTCCCCATGATGAATGTCCTGAACAAGTCAATCAAGCTATTTTAGATTGGATTGCGAGGTGGGTTAGCGTAGGCATA from Nostoc commune NIES-4072 includes:
- a CDS encoding GNAT family N-acetyltransferase, with the translated sequence MNQSNLSLPSGCMLRKATSGDQWSIRLLVFSAKLDPTQLNWQQFWVVECNRNLVACGQLRNFSGAQELGSLVVASPWRGRGLGTLLTQHLINTATQPLYLECLGERLAKFYSRFDFVPVSFEDLPEFPSTKGKSSLKGKFRFSQLAKRLFRVPVVFMEHRGNSS
- a CDS encoding class I SAM-dependent methyltransferase; this encodes MTNDFFSNKKFLFDRWAPSYDWLFPSVFYRAVHKRLLEYVDLPESANVLDIGCGTGRLLERLATQFPDLQAIGLDLSANMLRVARQSNRHRPRLIYVEGKAESLPFADGQFDAVFSTISFLHYLEPKQVLSEIARVLSPGGRFYLVDFTSIKETEPQLLPLSTLGIRLYNPNQRQLLGSSAGLLCLNHHYLLGPVLLTVFAKPQI
- a CDS encoding Mo-dependent nitrogenase C-terminal domain-containing protein; the protein is MTSFIQTRLHNDLLHPVRQWLETIEIHNSKLAHFLCKAIPAQCPFERDITLFSRKLFHIPPMCKLNPLYDEVVGLRFKALCYLADKCGEDVTAYC
- a CDS encoding response regulator transcription factor gives rise to the protein MTHILLVEDEVKLARFVELELNYEGYQVSIAYDGLTALTAARKLHLDLVILDWMLPGLSGLEICRRLRSIAQKVPIILLTVKDEVSDRIAGLDAGADDYLVKPFSVDELLARVGDRLRRSQQVEGADVLEFQDLTLNRRTRQVYRDQRLIELTAKEFDLLEYLLAHPRQVITCDRILEEVWGYGFMGDANIIELQMRYLRLKLEANNEKCLIQTVSGGGYTLHD
- the arsM gene encoding arsenosugar biosynthesis arsenite methyltransferase ArsM — its product is MTYLETAAQFYREVAETPQVGLCCVQSTPLQLPGLKIPLPMQEMNYGCGTTVHSMELGNQPTVLYVGVGGGLEALQFAYFSRHAGAVIAVEPVGAMREAAARNLEIAAQENPWFDTSFVEIREGDAFNLPVADSTVDIVAQNCLFNIFEPQDLTRALKEAYRVLKPGGRLQMSDPIATSQIPAHLQQDERLRAMCLSGALTYQQYTERITNAGFGQVEIRARRPYRLLDSQTYNLEEHLLLESLDSVSFKVAIPEDGACIFTGKTAVYAGLEPFFDDSAGHLLQRGIPAAVCDKTAAKLAAINPAEIIVTNSTWHYSGGGCC
- a CDS encoding inorganic phosphate transporter, whose translation is MLLISLFIATLFLAYSNGANDNFKGVATLFGSRTCSYQTAILWATFTTFAGAVAATFVASRLIKNFSGKGLVPDAIANSPEFHLAVAIAAGLTVLIATFMGFPISTTHSLTGALVGAGLVAIGLKVNFAALGTSFILPLLLSPIIAIPLGAGIYSLYNYIISKWNLSVNQKMIDTCHFLSAGIVSFARGLNDTPKIFSLILVIEYFSIQGGMITIAIAMALGGLINSQKVAVTMSEKITSLNHTQGLSANIVTGILVIAASQFGLPVSTTHVSVGSIFGVGLTSKKANMSVFYQILLSWILTLPTAAIISAITYRLLQG
- the arsS gene encoding arsenosugar biosynthesis radical SAM (seleno)protein ArsS (Some members of this family are selenoproteins.), whose product is MQTQSKITPFKNKLNSPFKKKGITVLQINLGKRCNLACTHCHVEAGPKRTEELSPEVCEQLISLIHKFPEIKIVDLTGGAPEMNYGFKPLVEAARTTGKQVIVRSNLTIYFEDGFADLPEYFAQHQIRVVASLPCYLADNVDKMRGAGVFDSSVKALQWLNQLGYGKEPNLILDLVFNPQLPTNENFSLAPEQTNLERDYKMFLQEHFNIVFSKLFTITNLPVGRTKMHLERRKLYTSYLQFLESHFNPDTVEHLMCRDELSIDYLGNVYDCDFNQMMNLPAKNRNGETLTVSKLLEADSLDLISEIQTAAYCYGCTAGCGSSCGGALL
- a CDS encoding alpha/beta fold hydrolase, with amino-acid sequence MTTTLHWQERVGNQRDWVWRGWQTRYTYIRPSQNHHKTTPLILLHGFGASIGHWRHNLEVLGEHHTVYAIDMLGFGASEKAAANYSIELWVEQVYDFWKTFIRQPAILVGNSNGSLISMAAAATHPDMVLGMVMMSLPDPSLEQEAIPPVLQPVVRAIKNIVASPLILKPVFNFVRRPGVLRRWAGLAYANPEAITDELIEILAGPPQDKGSARAFSALFKAAIGINFSPSVKTVLPTLTIPMLLIWGQKDRFVPPALANQFAQYNEKLEVLNLEDVGHCPHDECPEQVNQAILDWIARWVSVGIAHRRHR